Genomic segment of Bos taurus isolate L1 Dominette 01449 registration number 42190680 breed Hereford chromosome X, ARS-UCD2.0, whole genome shotgun sequence:
tcttaTGGGTACCTTGCCTTATCTTGCTAGTGACCCCACTGTTTCTATTTCTCCTGCTACTTGGAATGCTCTCGTTCTTTTAACTAGTAATAATCAATTTCTAGTCATTCTTCTAGGTCAGctcaaatgctattttaaaattttattgatttatttttggctgcactgggtcttcgttgaaGCACCTGGggcttttccttgctgtgtgtaggctttctttagttgtggggGCTACTCTTACTTGTgctgcatgggtttctcattgtgatggcttctcttgttgcagagcatggactctagagtGAGTGAGctttagtagttgcagcatgtgggctctagagtgtgggctcagtagttgtgacacatgggcttaattgccccacaacatgtgggatcttcccaaaccgggGATTGAActgctgtctcctgcattgttaggcagattcctatccactgtgccaccagggaagtctcgttaatattttaatttgcattttcattatGACTTAAGAAGTTGAACATTTGTTCTGTTTTGAAGTGCTGGTTTTAAGTCAATTTTCAATTGGATTGTCCTCATTTTTCTTACTGCAGATTTCTAGAACTTTGTTATATATTATTAACATAAGTGGAAATGAAAGCTTGGGGGTCTTTGTCAGCGGAGCTCTTTGTTCACCTTTCGCTAGTACTGCAGAACTTTCCTGAGATTTCATGCTGCCTCCATCTCCTCCACAGATCTCTTCAGAGTTGCTGTCCCAATGAAGATTCCCTGCCAAGTGTAAAAGAAATAGGAGAAATCCTTCACACTCTGAGGGCAAAGAGGTCTCCAGCCCACCAAAAGGCATACCTTCCTTCTGATTAGGAGAGTCTTCATTGGCTTCCCAATCTGACCTTGAACATTGCCAAGACTGAGACCTTATGCTCCCCATGGCATCTTAGTTTTtcaagctcagtcactcagtcgtgtccgactctttgtgatcccatgaaccacagcacgccatgcctccctgtccatcacgaactccctgagttcactcagactcatgtccatcgagtcagtgatgccatccagccatctcatcctctgtcgtcgtccccttctcctcctggccccaatccctcccagtatcagagtcttttccaatgagtcaactcttcccatgaggtggccaaagtactggagtttcagctttagcatcattccttgcaaagaaatcccagtgctgatctccttcagaatggactggttggatctccttgccatccaagggactctcaagagtcttctccaacaccacagttcaaaagcatcaattcttcagcgctcagccttcttcacagtccaactctcacatccatacatgaccactggaaaaaccatagccttgactagacggaactttgttggcaaagtaatgtctctgcttttgaatatgctatctatgttggacataactttccttccaaggagtaagcgttttttaatttcgtggctgcaatcaccatctgcagtgattttggagcccagaaaaataaggtctggcactgtttccccatctatttcccacgaagtgatgggactggatgccatgatctttgttttctgaatgttgagctttaagccaactttttcactctccactttcactttcatcaagaggctttttagttcctcttcactttctgccataagggtggtgtcatctgcatatctgaggttattgatatttctcccagcaatcttgattccagcttgtgtttcttccagtccagcgtttctcatgatgtactctgcatagaagttaaacaagtagggtgacaatatacagccttgacgtactccttttcctatttggaaccattctgttgttccatgtccagttctaagtgttgcttcctgacctgcatacagatttctcaagaggcagatcaggtggtctggtattcccatctctttcagaattttccacagtttattgtgatccacacagtcaaaggctttggcatagtcaataaagcagaaatagatgtttttctggaactctcttgctttttccatgatccagcggatgttggcaatttgatctctggttcctctgtcttttctaaaaccagcttgaacatcaggaagttcactgttcacatattgctgaagcctggcttggagaattttgagcattactttactagcatgtgagatgagtgcaagctCAGTTACATTCAAAATTctgagcttggtgggctgccgtctatggggtcgcacagagtcggacacgactaaagtgacttagcagcagcagcagcagcagcagtataacaTTTATGACATGCATTCACttgatcatttatttattcattcacgtGCTGTTTAAGTATCAGGAACATGGTGGTGAAAAAGTCAGTCATGATTTCTGATGTGGTGAAGCTCATATTTAAGTTGGGAAGGCAGGCATGAATGAAATTATAATTACCAATTGTGCAAATgctataagaaaaaaagaatagattgaCCGAGAGAGTTGCAGGTACTCAACATAGTTTGAAGCAGTAGTAAGAGGTAAGAAGGACATCTGAGTTGAGATTTAATGCATGATCTGGAGCTTGAGTGACAATGGAAGAAATGAGGGTGGTAGGCAGGAGCAGGGCAAAGCAGGTCAGAGCAATTTTCAAGCAGGGGGAACAGCTTGGAAGAGGTCCCTGTGTGGAGGCAGGGGAGAGGGTAGGGCCTATTGGTGGAacaggaggccagtgtggcctGAGTTCAGAGGGtgagtgggagaaggtgaggtcaGAGAGGTATGAGATATAGGGCAGGTCATGCAGGGACTTGGAGCTCATTAAAAGAACTTTAAACTTTACTCTAAAAAGTATGATAAGAAATGATAAGTGCAATAGGAAACCCTTGAGGGGAGTTAAGTAGGGAAGAGACATGAAgtgatatatgtttttaaatgatcCCTTTGCTGGGGAAGAATGTCCAAGAGAATATCtcaaaaagggaagaaggaaaaccaGTGATGAGTCTGGAACAGTTTTCTAGGTGAAGCACAATGGTAGTCTGCCCTAAGATAGTGACAGTTGGGGTAGTGAGAAGTGGATGCATTTGACAAACAGAGATAACTGTGTCAGGTATTGAAGATGGATGGGATATTGGGAGGGaggatggtgaaggagaggggtATGTCAAGAATGTCATGCCCAAATTTATATCCCTGTGAATTATTGTCACCACCAACTTGTTCTAATCCTGCCCTATAACGTCACCCAGGAAATGTCACTCCTCTCAGCAAGGTGAATAATGAAGTAGTGAATCACATTCATCATGGGACCAAAGTGTGTAGGTTCAAATCTCTTACTAGTGGTGTGAAGTGGTGtcacttctctgtgcttcagtttccccatgagTAAAATCCAGATAATAAGAGGCttttggtgaggattaaatgaagacTACAAGTACGGTATGTAGATCAGTACCTGTACATAGGAAGagctaaaaaatgtaaaaaactagaaataaaaccaccatatgaatcagcaatcccactcctaggcatataccctgaggaaaccaaaattgaaaaagacacttgtaccccaatgttcattgcagcactatttacaatagctagaacatggaagcaacctagatgtccattgacagatgaatgaataaagaagttgtggtacatatacacaatggaatattacttagccataaaaaggaatgcatatgagtcagttctaatgaggtggatgaaactagagcctattatacagagtgaagtaagtcagaaagagaaagataaatatcatatactaatgcatatatatggaatctagaaagatggtactgaagaatttatctgcagggcagcaatggagaaacagacatagagaacagacttatggacatggggaaagtgggggagagggtgagatgtatggagagtaacatggaaacttacattaccatatgtaaaatagatagccaatgggaatttgctgtatgtctcagggaactcaaacaggggctctgtatcaacctagaggggtgggatggggagggagatgggagggaggttcaagagtgaggggatatatgtacacctatggctgattcatgttgagatttgacagaaaacaacaaaattctgtaaagaaattatccttcaattaaaaataaaaaaaatgtaaacattattTCACAGCCTTTGGAAAATTTAAAGACAACTGTCATCATCTTCCTCATTTTTTATATTCCTCTCATTAAACAGGGGTGTTTATGGAGCACAAAACAACGAATCAGACCTACCTTGCCCAGGGATGCTCCCATTTATAGCCCCACATCCCTTCTCTGCTTGTGAAGTATAAGCAATTCTCTTGTCCAACAAAGCAAATGTCAAAGCCACAGCTTGACCAGTTTGTTTCAGTCTTAACATCTCTTCTCTCCCAGGGCCTCTAATTCTTTGCCTATGTgctgaagcccagagaagttaagtatcTCATTTAAAGTCtcaaagcaagcaagcaagtgGCTTAAATCATAAAAATCTGTACGGGCTTCTGGTTCTTAGTGCTCTCTATTCTCTATTCCCTTGTGGCTTGACCTCTTGTTCATAGACACAGGTGGTGCTTTGGGGCTCTGGCAACAGGTCATGCTGATGCCAGAGCCTtccagggggcagcagagagggcagggtggggtgaAAAGGAGTAGTGAGGAATTCTCCAAGGGCAGAAATGGTCATGGTACTGCTGGGACTTGTGGGACTTGAGACTGTGCTTGGGAGTATGCAAAGCCTCTGGAGGTGGGGGCCTGAGCTTGGCAGGCCTGGAAGGTAATGGGATTTTGGGTTTATTAGGAGTTGGTGTCCTAGATTGGAAAGTGATAAACCTAGGGAAGGTTGGTGAGGTGGGGCACTAGGTTtaagaggtgatggaattttagGGGTCTTAGGTAAGAGGATCCCAGGTCTAGGATATGGCATGTTGTTTGGGGTCTTAGGAGCAAGAACCCTTGCTGTGGTGTGTGGTGGGTATATAAGGATCTGATGTGTGGAGAATTCAGGCCCGGGCTGCGACAGGCTTTTTGATTGTGGTATAAGTACCCCCAGGTTGTGGGAGTGATGAGGCATCTCATTTAGTTTGTAATGGAGCACCAGGTTTGGAATGCAGCAGAGTAGCGTGTTTCATAAGGCCAGTTTGGGGAGGGGCTAGAATGCTATAATTCAGAGGTGGGACTTGTGTCTTGAATTCATGGCTAATACAGTACCAAGGTTCTAATGTAATGGTGTGCTGGACTTAAGGAGCAATAGGGCACCAAAATTTGAGAGCACAAGGACAGCAGGCTTTGTCCTAAATTTTGGCTGAACCAAGGTTCCAGAATCCTGTTATGCTGGAATTTGGGGCATTGGGTATGCAATGGTGTATGGGGTACTAGGGCTCCGACCCAGTGGCCTTAATTCCTTGGAACTGGGCATCTTCTTTGTAGAGACAAGAGTAGTTGAGGATAAGTAGAACTTTGATTTCACAAGCCTTTATTTGGGAGAAACAAAGGGCACTAGGTTGGTTGGGTTGTGCCTGCCCCTAGGCCATGACTAAGGGCATGATGGTGCCTGGTCCATCTGTGGTAGAAGTCTGTTTCCTGGCTTTCTCACTGGCTTTTTTGGGCTGTGCCACgaccagtaaagtcagaggtgtgaCAAAATTTTGTTAAAGGGACAGACTGAAGACTTTGGCAGCCAGCATGTGGTAAGTGCTGGCATCACAAGCGTGGAAGCATGCCTCCAGTAGCTCTCTAATGGTGATGTAGGCCCAAAGGCAGTGTATGAAGTGGGCTACACTGGGGGCTGGCTCCTCTGGGAAACCAAAGACCTTTTGGCTGCTGTTGGCGGCCACTTCACTGTGGCAGGCCATAGAAGCTGACCCTTGGGGCCATGGGCTTTCAGGTGGATGTGTAGTTCCTTCTTGCCTGGCTGCACTTGGCCTGCCACTACAGGCCCTGAACCACCAAAGTAGTTGGGGAAAAGGGCCCAAGGAGAGGCCCCAGGCAAGCCACCCAGGTAGTCCAGATGCACATCTGCCAGCAGAGACATGGAAATCTCTTCATAGAGGCCTCTGGCTGTAGGGGCTGCACTGGTATCTTCATATATGTGCCAGGCTGCTACTCAGTTCTCTAGGGACAAACAACACAGCAGTGGGAAGTCAGCATCATTCCCAAAGGCCAAGCTGAAAAGGGTCACTTTGTTGCCCAGTGCCTGACGGATGTTAGAGAGGATCACACTGGAAGTTGTCACTCCAGCTGTGGGCTCCCATCTGTTAGGAAGATGATGAGAGGGATCCTCCCCCACAATGGGGCTCCTCCCAAGCTCCTGGTTGCTATGCTTTAGCACTGAAGCAGCTGCCAGCAGAGCAATGTTGATGTCAGTCTCTAATTGGAGAGCAGACTGTGAGACTACCTTTTCTAGTAATTTCTACCCCCATTCCAGACACACTGAGCACCTCGTTAACCTCCCAGGCTCAGTCACATCTCCTTATCTTTGCTCAGACTGTTTCCGCTGCTTATCCTTCCCAATTCCCCACTCCCACACAAACTCCCTGAGATCTGACTGTGGGTCCCACATGTCCTTGGCTTTTATCACTTCCTGTCTCAGATTGCTTTGCCTGTTTCCTGGGGGGATGTCTCATTCTTTAGTCAGATTGGCAGCTCCTCAAGGATAGCATCCCCACCTCTATGCTACAGGGGAAGAAGGGGCTGCGTGGTCAGGAGGTGGTAGGAGGGGGATTCTTCAGTAACTGTCTGAGAGAGGATTGATCAAAAGCCAAAATCAAGGCAGAAACTTActcaaaatacttagaaataaatatcTAGATTATTGATAAAATACAAAACGAAAGTTTTAGCAAACTGAGTATATGCTTTAAGGAGGAGGAAACTCAGCCCCAAAGAGGAATGTGCCCTAAAATACATGGAGAATAAGCTGTGCTCTGTTAGGCAAAGAAGCACAAAAGGATGAAGGAAGATATTTGTGTAAAATTTAAAAGTGATATTTCAGACATTATGAGAGGTAAAGTTGATGGGTGAATGATGGGAGAATTTCCCATGTCAGCAGAGTCTGCCGATTTGAGTAGATAGGTCTAACACTTACAACCAGCATCTTCCATATGGCCCAGGTAGTCCTTAGCACTGTGGACATACTGGACGGTGGCCTGGATGGAGCCTCCAGCTTTCCAGACACTAACTGTGTAAGAAAAGGAGATGATGTTGAAGTAGTCACTGGCCCACAGGTTACCAGGGATAACATTCATTGCCTTTTTAGTCTGTAGGATATAGACGAAGTAAAGGAGATGGACCAAGACCTGAGGTCTTGCTCAAGACTGAAAGGCACTTTCTATACAAAGTACTGCAGTCTAAGTGTTGTAGGGTTTTAACATTTtctgattctgctgctgctgctgttaagtcacttcagtcgtgttcgactctgtgcgaccccagagacggcagcccaccaggctccccctccctgggattcttcaggcaagaacactggagtgggttgccatttccttctccaatgcatgaaagtgaaaagtgaaagcgaagtcgttcagtcgtgtccaactctttgcgaccccatggactgcagcctaccaggctcctccatccatgggattttccaggcaagagtactggagtggggtgctattgccttctcctttctgaTTCTAGCACTCTGTAAATCTAGAAGTCCTAAGACCTAAGTCAAAATGCTCTATAGGCTCTAATGGCGCAAAGCCTAGAACTGCACTGTCCAATGGTAACTGCTAGCCACATGTAgttatttaaatgtaaacatacgttgttgctgttcagtcactcagtaacatctgactctttgtgaccccatggactgcagcatgccaggcttccctgtccatcaccatctccctgagattgctcaaactcatgtccattgagtcagtgatgccatccaaccatctcgtcctctgtcatccccttctccttctgctctcaatctctcccagcatcagggtcttttctagtgagttggctcttcacatcaggtggccaaagtattggagcttcagcaccagttttccagtgaatattcagggttaatttcctttaggattgactggtttgatctctttgcagtccaagggactctcaagagtcttctccaacaccacagttcaaaagtatcaattcttctgtgcccagccttctttatggtccaactctcacatccacacatgactactgggaaaaccatagctttgactagactgataTTTGTCAGCATTTAACTACTGTTTACCTTTGGAGTATATTTAACTAACGAACTGTACATTaattaaaattgaagaaaaagtcAAAATTCTGTTTCTTCACTTGCAGTAGCTACATTTCAAGAGTTCAATAACCACATGTGGACAGCAGCTACTGTATTCAACAGTAAATTAGTACATCTAAAAGTACAtacttttagaacatttccatcatcaaaAAAGTTCTACTGGACTGTGGTGGTCTAGAAGGTTCAAGCTCTGTGCTTTCAGAGCACTAGGATTCATGTTCCTATGGTTTCTGAACCCCGTGACCCAAGATTCAATGATTCCAGGGCTGCCCTAAAGTTTAAGAGTgttggatcccctggagaagggaatgactatccactccattattcttgcctggagaattaaatggatagaggggcctggtgggctacagtggttgcaaaaagtcagacatgactgatgactAACACGTCAATGATTTTGCATGCTTTGGTTGCAGTTCTCTCTAATCTGTTCTTCTACCTTACCACCTGTTTCTTCCAGGCTGGTCTTCTCACCAGCCCCCAGATAACCTAGATTCCATTTCATCTCCACAACTTTGCTCTTTATTTATATCTTCACAGTTACTTCAGTTGCTCTTTCTCTGGGCAGCCCTTCCTTGATTGCCTACTCTGATCCATGCCTTTCACACCCAGACATTCTCTGTCCCTGGCAATTTGCTGATTATCTTATGTGGAATATTTTCATCCTCCATACAGATATTGTGTCCTCTGAGAACAGGGCTTAGAATGCTACTTCCCCTTGGCTCCCTTCTCCATGATGTATTTAGTATAGGGCTAGACTCAAGGAATATAGTATGTAGGTTCTAGTATTAGGTATCATTTATAGGATACTTGCTATGTTCCTGGCACTGTAATTTAGATGCATAAGCTCATTTTATCTTCACAGCAACACAATAAACAAAGTGCTAataatatcctcattttacaagtgatgacattgaggctcagagagtgaaGTGGCTAGTCATTGATGGACCAGGGCCTCAAATGTGTATTTTGGAGGTGTTAAATCCAGTGATTTAAGGCATAACCTTTTATATAGGTGTGGATTCTAGAAACCACACGAAGAACATTTGTGGCTTGCCTTTCTCTCTACATCTTAAACTGATAGAAGATGCCTTGAGTGCTCCTAAGTAGGTCACAAGTTTTCCTGCCATAAGATGGGATAGGTCACACATTCTGGGATCAGAAGCTGAGCATCATATTCTTATTTCCATTGAGAGGACTGTCACATAAAGGATGGCTTTTCCTAAGAATCTCCTATCCAGGGACAGATTATGTTTTTAGAAGTATGTTGCTTAATCTCCTACTATTTGGAGATTTTCCAGCTGTCTTTCTGTTGCTGATTTCCAGTTTTATTCCATTTAGTCTGAGagcatactttgtatgatttatattattttaaatttgttaaggtgGGTTTTATGACCCACAATGTAGACTATTTTGGCAAATGTTCTATGTGAGCTTGGGGCAAATGTGTATTGTTGGATGAAGCATCGTATAGATGTCCGTTAGATCCAATTAATTGATGGTGCTATTCAACAGTGTCCTTATGTATTTTCTGTCTGCTGGATATGTCCATTTCTAATATAAGGAAATTGAAGTCTCCAACTATATtaatgatttttctatttcttcttgcagTTCTATTAATTTTTGCCACATATATTTTGACACTGTAATTTCAATTGAATACACAGTAAAGATtattatgtcttcttggagactCAACCTTTTTCCATAATATAATGCACTTCTTAATCTTAACAATTGTCTTGCTCTGAAGTGTACTTGGTCTGAAATTAGTATAGCTGTTCAGCTTTCTTTGGGTTAGTGTTAGCATAGCATATGATTCTATCCTGTTACTTTTAATctatctgtgtctttatatttaaactgGGCTTCTAGTAGAAAACATATAGTtggttcttttgttttgttttcttttaattgacaCTGACAGCTTCTATCTTTTAACTGGTATATTTAGACAAGTCATCATTAAAATGATTACTGATATAGCTAGATTAATATttgctatattttaaaactgctttctcttcatttcccttttttgctttgtctcctactcttttttctgacttctttgaTTTTAATTGAGTGTTTTATATGGTCCTGTTTTCTCTTGTCTCTTAGCATATCCATTACGTTAAGAAAATTTCTTAGAGGTTGCCCTAGAGTTTAAAATATGCCTTTACAGTTAATCCAAGTCCACATTCAAATAACACTCTATGACTTCATGCGTAGTTCAAGTACCTTGTGACAGGGTAGTCCAATTCCTTTCTCTTGTCCCTTATACCACTGCTATCATTAATTTCACTTATTAATATGCTATAATCACTGAATACATAGTTGCTCTAATTATTCTGAGTAAATTGTTATCTGTTAGAtcaattagtttaaaaataaaatatatcattttacctttatttattatttctctaaCAAACTTCCTTTCTTTATATAGATCCAAGTATCTGAGCcatctcattttccttctctctgaagaaCTTCTTTTAACTTAGCTGTGCAAGACAGGTTGGTGACAATTATCTCAATATTGGTTTGGCTGATAAAGTCTTTATTTATCATTTTGGAAGGGCAATTTTGTTGTCAAATTGGGTGGTTTTCTCCTTCAACACTTTACATATTTCACTATACTCTCTTTTTCCTTGCATGGTTTCTCAAGAGAAATTCAATGTAATACTTATCCTTGTTCCTCTATAAGAAAGATATTATTTTCTGTGGGCTTTTGGACTTTTTcaggattttctctttgtctttgattttctgcATATGCCTCCATGCACATCTTTTAGCATTTATCCTGCTTAGTGTGCTCTGAGCTTCTAGGATCTCTGATTTGATAGATGTCATTTGTTATTTGGAAAATCTGTGCCTGTTAttccttcaaatatttcttacgcaactttctttcttctccttatgGGAATACCATTAAACACATTACACTTTTGTATAAGTACATAGTTCTTGGATATTctgttggttttctatttttgttttcattctctttgcttttcagtttgggAAGTTTCTATTCTCattcttcaagttcactgattctttctttggCAATGTTCATTCCCCTGATGAGCCATAAAAAGCATTTTTCATTATTGTTACAGTGTTTTATATTTCTAGCATTCTTATAAATTTTCTTAGAGTATACCTCTCTGGTTAAATTTCCAATATGTTCTTGCATGTTGTCCACTTTTCCCATTAGAATCTTCAGCATATTAGCCATACTTGGCTCCATATCTATGGCTCCTAAGAATTATAAGCCCAGGGCACAGTACTCTTTTGGCTATGTagtcaaaaaacaagaaaacaaagctgTGGTCCCTTGACAGTTCAGAGTCTAAAATGATCAAAGTTTTAATATGTTTGACTCAGTCTTTATGATGCCAGAGTGCTCTAGCTCAAAGGCTCTTTAACTCTGAGCCCTTATGAGACCTGGAGGCTTGTGGTGGAGGCTATCGATGGGCTCAGGCCGTGTGGTCCTATGTTTCAGTATTCCTAGGGTTCTGTGGCTCCATGTCTATGGGGGTTCTGATTGACAAGGAACCAAGACACTAAGGTACGCCTAGGCCTATAAG
This window contains:
- the ITIH6 gene encoding LOW QUALITY PROTEIN: inter-alpha-trypsin inhibitor heavy chain H6 (The sequence of the model RefSeq protein was modified relative to this genomic sequence to represent the inferred CDS: inserted 10 bases in 8 codons; deleted 5 bases in 4 codons; substituted 10 bases at 10 genomic stop codons), with the translated sequence MSKWRCFIHISFLLTILLELIYQGPSGPSSSNTKLLMKSYSMHSTMVSHYAHSLVTXLFRPHAEAHEAILDLDLPHFAFISNFTMTINNKVYITEVKKKDQAKKIYEEAYQQGKIAAHIGISGDSDLYFIGLHEDNYQLVVSLRPGQLVKRLSAEVTVLEKTSIGYVHVPPLRTTCLCTNTHAGEADLPPSTMIERGETCVRITFCPSLQDQSAFPSSGIMANFVVQNDVAFEDIVGDVHIYNGYFIYDFAPRGLPPVGKNVGFVFDMSGSMCGTRMKQTKKAMNVIPGNLWASDYFNIISFSYTVSVWKAGGSIQATVQYVHSAKDYLGHMEDAGXTDINIALLAAASVLKHSNQELGRSPIVGRIPLIIFLTDGXPTAGVTTSSVILSNIRQALGNKVTLFSLAFGNDADFPLLCCLSLENXVAAWHIYEDTSAAPTARGLYEEISMSLLADVHLDYLGGLPGASPWALFPNYFGGSGPVVAGQVQPGKKELHIHLKAHGPKGQLLXACHSEVAANSSQKVFGFPEEPAPSVAHFIHCLWAYITIRELLEACFHACDASTYHMLAAKVFSLSLXQNFVTPLTLLVVAQPKKASEKARKQTSTTDGPGTIMPXSHGLGAGTTQPXLVPFVSPKXRLVKSKFYLSSTTLVSTKKMPSSKELRPLGRSPSTPYTIAYPMPQIPAXQDSGTLVQPKFRTKPAVLVLSNFGALLLLKSSTPLHXNLGTVLAMNSXTQVPPLNYSILAPPQTGLMKHATLLHSKPGAPLQTKXDASSLPQLGVLIPQSKSLSQPGPEFSTHQILIYPPHTTARVLAPKTPNNMPYPRPGILLPKTPKIPSPLKPSAPPHQPSLGLSLSNXRTPTPNKPKIPLPSRPAKLRPPPPEALHTXPSTVSSPTSPSSTMTISALGEFLTTPFHPTLPSLLPPGRLWHQHDLLPEPQSTTYAMGSIRSQSWQCSRSDWEANEDSPNQKEGMPFGGLETSLPSECEGFLLFLLHLAGNLHWDSNSEEICGGDGGSMKSQESSAVLAKGMLPSIFTFSSLDKGPPFVIHIPHSEEKIFFTLDEHPGELLQLIDDPKAGERLHVSRQLLGTPSSPGHKDQICTYFQVDPCIPWAYTVSITHISISVQGKGTLLLSWDQPALLKRPXLELQVTAAACETLYVGPYLEFLGLQHHYQNPSILQLPHLGFYVVSGSSLSPLAHGLLAKXQFQHADIKLVAGLMGPNLRRHQGPDVPVVIGKKLLKDSPRLLPHXASYWLVGCSHVRWFLGQPYIAYVL